Genomic segment of Methanomassiliicoccales archaeon:
GATGGCGCGAGCAGATGGAGGAGCGGCTGTACCGGAACTGGATGGCCAAGGAGAAGTTCCTGACCCTTTCCGATAAGACCCTCGATAGCGTCATCGACACGCTGTCGACGGCGGGCGTGGACAAGATGTCGGTGTTCAACATCCTCAAGGCCATCAAGGACAAGCACCCCGAGCTGGTCAAGGAGTTC
This window contains:
- a CDS encoding NAD(P)/FAD-dependent oxidoreductase, giving the protein WREQMEERLYRNWMAKEKFLTLSDKTLDSVIDTLSTAGVDKMSVFNILKAIKDKHPELVKEFEDLI